A stretch of the Pseudomonas sp. ACM7 genome encodes the following:
- a CDS encoding SDR family NAD(P)-dependent oxidoreductase: MSNSKKVIVITGASQGLGAGMVKAFRDLDYKVVATSRSIKPSTDPDILTVAGDIGKPEVAQQVIREAIARFGRIDTLVNNAGIFIAKPFTAYTAEDYANVLSVNLNGFFYITQLAITEMEKQGSGHVVNITTSLVDHAIDGVPSVLASLTKGGLNAATKSLAIEYAKRGIRVNAVSPGIIKTPMHGEETHEALGNLHPVGHMGEISDIAQAVVYLDSANFVTGEILHVDGGQSAGH; the protein is encoded by the coding sequence ATGAGCAATTCGAAAAAAGTCATCGTTATTACTGGTGCTTCCCAAGGTCTCGGCGCAGGCATGGTCAAGGCCTTCCGTGATCTGGATTACAAGGTTGTCGCCACTTCGCGTTCGATCAAACCGTCCACCGACCCGGACATCCTCACCGTGGCGGGCGACATCGGCAAGCCGGAAGTCGCCCAGCAAGTCATCCGTGAAGCCATCGCACGTTTTGGCCGCATCGACACCCTGGTCAACAACGCCGGTATCTTCATCGCCAAGCCGTTCACCGCGTACACCGCGGAAGACTACGCCAACGTGCTGTCGGTGAACCTGAACGGCTTCTTCTACATCACCCAACTCGCGATCACCGAAATGGAAAAACAAGGCAGCGGCCACGTCGTCAACATCACCACCAGCCTGGTAGATCACGCCATCGATGGTGTGCCATCGGTACTGGCGTCGTTGACCAAAGGTGGCCTGAATGCGGCAACCAAATCCCTGGCCATTGAGTACGCCAAGCGTGGGATTCGGGTGAATGCGGTTTCCCCAGGTATCATCAAGACGCCGATGCACGGCGAGGAAACTCATGAAGCGCTGGGGAACCTGCACCCGGTTGGGCACATGGGTGAGATCAGTGATATTGCGCAGGCAGTTGTTTATTTGGACAGTGCCAACTTCGTCACTGGCGAGATCCTGCACGTCGATGGTGGTCAGAGCGCCGGTCACTAA
- a CDS encoding 4-oxalocrotonate tautomerase family protein — MPFVSVRITRDGVTSEQKAQVIAEITETLERVLNKDPHLTHIVIEEVDTDNWGYAGITTTQYRKQLAEAEGQS, encoded by the coding sequence ATGCCTTTCGTAAGCGTTCGCATCACCCGCGATGGCGTTACCTCTGAGCAGAAAGCTCAGGTGATCGCCGAAATCACTGAAACCCTGGAACGCGTCCTCAACAAGGATCCGCACCTGACCCACATCGTGATCGAAGAAGTCGACACCGATAACTGGGGCTACGCCGGCATCACCACCACCCAGTACCGCAAGCAACTGGCTGAGGCGGAGGGGCAGTCATGA
- a CDS encoding AAA family ATPase produces the protein MSSIFQRPELAEEMANQLLNPGVLDEGLRSGLFLSGLRRTGKTTFLRSDLIPALEEAGALVIYVDLWSDTLANPATLVHDAIRKTLQELQTPGSGLLEMLKRVSAADIGAAGFKFGFKLDSIGNSGGPTLAQALTEVVDQAKTDLVLIIDEVQHAISSDDGNQLLLALKAARDAINPRPDTPGYFLFIGTGSHRAQVSELTAKRNQAFSGATSTAYPVLKGDYVEYLLNRLAATVKKEKLPSLEVAIEAFNTLGNRPEEMLKALRQLMQQEGDPDLFLPVIASTLRSAAASIELEKVELLGSLAQAIFNKIASTEGDARGIFSIDAAAEYSKIVGREVRVEEIQPVVIALVAENIIMRRGHGIYAITDQFVQEIWLEERALIEAS, from the coding sequence ATGAGCAGCATTTTTCAGCGTCCTGAATTGGCCGAAGAAATGGCGAACCAGCTTCTCAATCCGGGCGTTCTCGATGAAGGTTTGCGCTCAGGTCTGTTTTTATCCGGCCTGCGAAGGACCGGAAAAACGACATTCCTGAGGAGCGACCTCATCCCTGCGCTGGAAGAAGCGGGTGCTCTGGTCATTTACGTCGACCTATGGAGCGACACACTGGCCAATCCAGCGACACTGGTGCATGACGCCATCCGTAAAACCCTGCAAGAGCTGCAAACGCCGGGTTCCGGTTTGCTCGAAATGCTCAAGCGTGTCAGCGCTGCGGATATAGGCGCTGCAGGATTCAAATTTGGTTTCAAACTCGACAGCATCGGGAACTCAGGTGGGCCAACGCTGGCGCAGGCGCTGACAGAGGTTGTTGATCAAGCGAAAACCGACTTGGTGCTGATCATCGACGAAGTACAGCACGCCATTTCATCCGACGATGGTAATCAGCTGCTTCTGGCACTCAAAGCTGCTCGTGATGCGATCAATCCTCGACCAGATACACCGGGTTACTTTCTGTTTATTGGAACGGGATCGCACAGGGCGCAAGTCAGCGAACTCACGGCAAAGAGGAACCAGGCGTTTTCTGGCGCGACATCGACAGCGTATCCAGTACTGAAAGGGGATTACGTTGAATACTTGCTTAACCGGCTCGCTGCGACGGTGAAGAAAGAAAAGCTACCTTCACTCGAAGTCGCCATCGAAGCATTCAATACCTTGGGGAACCGGCCTGAGGAAATGCTCAAAGCCTTGCGACAGCTCATGCAGCAAGAAGGTGATCCCGATCTTTTCCTGCCTGTTATTGCCAGCACTTTGCGCTCGGCGGCGGCCAGCATCGAACTAGAAAAAGTGGAGCTGTTAGGTAGTTTGGCTCAGGCTATTTTCAACAAAATCGCGTCTACGGAAGGCGATGCTCGGGGTATTTTCTCCATCGATGCTGCAGCTGAGTATTCGAAGATCGTGGGTCGTGAGGTGCGCGTTGAAGAAATTCAGCCAGTGGTAATTGCACTGGTTGCCGAGAACATCATCATGCGGCGCGGGCATGGAATTTATGCGATTACGGACCAGTTTGTTCAAGAGATTTGGTTGGAAGAACGAGCGCTGATTGAAGCTAGCTAG
- a CDS encoding DUF3077 domain-containing protein, with protein sequence MTNPQDLKTIGLTPFSYQANQPLFRINAGVPIIQALSHASDLLHIAKLLASDAAMIRDTDRHAWASHFLQDMSKAIIDDVAKVLDAPGNNRNQ encoded by the coding sequence ATGACCAACCCCCAAGACCTGAAAACCATCGGCCTCACCCCTTTCTCCTACCAAGCCAACCAACCACTGTTCCGCATCAACGCCGGTGTCCCGATCATCCAGGCCCTCTCCCACGCCTCCGACCTGCTCCACATCGCCAAACTTCTCGCATCAGACGCCGCGATGATTCGCGACACCGACCGGCATGCCTGGGCGTCGCATTTTTTGCAGGATATGAGCAAGGCGATCATCGATGACGTAGCGAAGGTGCTCGATGCACCGGGTAACAATCGCAACCAGTGA